One part of the Thermococcus radiotolerans genome encodes these proteins:
- a CDS encoding amidohydrolase, whose amino-acid sequence MKAVKANLLYDGLGNVLRDVYVVFDRNIVGVTKEKPKEAEVIAEGVVTPAFIDGHSHIGMDRYGEPYQEGEANEQMDAVLPLVDALYSIYMDDKAFQHSIEFGVLYSSVLPGSGNIIGGKAVFIKNYGRDIEDTFIQYAGVKAAFGYNPRSTKEWKGTRPSTRMGAIGILLNWLIKTKNTIALLEKGKKEPEEVEPTVEALIPVLKGEVPLRVHVHKEDDIAALLMIKRKFGLKITIEHAGDVHSRETFEKIKAEGVPVIYGPFDSHPYKVELKHEDWKNAKYLLEVKPLFGLMSDHPVTLQANLYLQLRHFIRLGMSKAEAIKVITHNNAKILGVDDRLGSIEKGKWASLVVWNGDPFHMENYPTHVFAEGELIHEADW is encoded by the coding sequence GTGAAAGCTGTCAAGGCTAATCTTCTCTACGACGGTCTGGGCAACGTTTTGAGGGACGTCTACGTCGTTTTTGATAGAAACATCGTGGGCGTAACGAAGGAGAAGCCAAAGGAAGCCGAGGTGATAGCGGAGGGCGTTGTGACCCCTGCCTTCATAGATGGCCACAGTCATATAGGAATGGATCGCTACGGCGAGCCCTATCAGGAGGGAGAGGCCAACGAGCAGATGGACGCGGTTCTTCCCCTGGTGGATGCCCTCTACTCCATCTACATGGACGACAAGGCCTTCCAACACTCCATTGAGTTCGGTGTGCTGTATTCATCGGTTCTGCCGGGGAGTGGAAACATCATCGGCGGAAAGGCCGTCTTCATCAAGAACTATGGACGCGACATAGAGGATACCTTCATCCAGTACGCCGGCGTTAAAGCGGCCTTCGGCTACAACCCGCGCTCGACAAAGGAGTGGAAAGGGACGAGGCCTAGCACGAGGATGGGTGCGATAGGGATTCTCCTCAACTGGCTGATAAAAACCAAAAACACCATAGCGCTCCTTGAGAAGGGCAAGAAGGAGCCGGAGGAGGTCGAGCCTACCGTTGAGGCCCTGATTCCTGTCCTGAAGGGAGAAGTTCCGCTCCGCGTCCACGTCCACAAGGAAGATGACATCGCGGCGCTCCTCATGATAAAGCGGAAGTTCGGGCTCAAGATAACCATCGAGCACGCCGGCGACGTCCACAGCAGGGAGACCTTTGAGAAGATTAAGGCAGAGGGCGTTCCTGTAATCTACGGCCCCTTCGACTCCCATCCCTATAAGGTCGAGCTGAAGCACGAGGACTGGAAGAACGCGAAGTATTTACTTGAGGTCAAGCCCCTCTTCGGACTCATGAGCGACCACCCAGTTACGCTCCAGGCCAACCTTTACCTCCAGCTCAGGCACTTCATAAGGCTCGGCATGAGCAAGGCGGAGGCGATAAAGGTTATCACTCACAACAACGCGAAAATACTCGGCGTTGACGACAGACTCGGAAGCATAGAGAAGGGCAAGTGGGCCTCGCTGGTGGTCTGGAACGGCGATCCGTTCCACATGGAGAACTACCCGACGCACGTCTTTGCGGAGGGAGAGCTGATTCACGAGGCGGACTGGTGA
- a CDS encoding M48 family metalloprotease: MKLWLFLRTTFMIALLTGLLMAMGYLLGGARWMTYMFWFAVGMSFLSLWYSDQLVLKMMKAKIVSREEAPELYEIVEKLSKRAGLPMPRIAIIDDPTPNAFATGRNAKHALVTVTTRILELLDRDELEGVLGHELTHVKNHDILVGTIAGALAGAVVYIAYITKYLAFFKVIFGGLSLDRFIYALLIAITAPIAAIIIRSAISRRREFAADEGGARLSGKPWALASALLKLDEAVKKLKEEAAAKKKKPLGNPGLAHLFIVNHFEGDRVSQLLATHPPTRERIAHLREIAKDMGVEFPY; encoded by the coding sequence GTGAAACTCTGGTTGTTCCTCAGGACAACGTTCATGATAGCCCTTCTAACCGGTCTTCTGATGGCCATGGGCTACCTTCTCGGCGGCGCTAGATGGATGACCTACATGTTCTGGTTCGCCGTTGGCATGAGCTTCCTCTCCCTCTGGTACAGCGACCAGCTCGTTCTCAAGATGATGAAAGCCAAGATAGTGAGCAGGGAGGAGGCACCCGAGCTCTACGAGATAGTGGAAAAGCTCAGCAAAAGGGCCGGCCTTCCGATGCCTAGGATAGCGATAATCGACGACCCAACGCCGAACGCATTCGCCACGGGCAGAAACGCGAAGCACGCCCTCGTCACGGTCACGACCAGGATACTGGAGCTCCTCGATAGGGACGAGCTTGAGGGCGTTCTCGGCCACGAGCTGACCCACGTGAAGAACCACGACATCCTCGTGGGGACGATAGCGGGTGCCCTGGCCGGAGCTGTGGTTTACATAGCGTACATAACCAAGTACCTGGCCTTCTTCAAGGTCATCTTCGGGGGCCTCAGCCTCGACCGCTTCATCTACGCCCTCCTCATCGCCATAACCGCCCCGATAGCGGCCATAATAATCCGCTCGGCTATAAGCAGACGGAGGGAGTTTGCGGCCGACGAGGGCGGGGCAAGACTCAGCGGGAAGCCTTGGGCCCTCGCGAGCGCTCTCCTCAAACTCGACGAGGCGGTTAAGAAACTTAAGGAGGAGGCTGCGGCCAAGAAGAAAAAGCCCCTCGGCAACCCTGGGCTGGCCCATCTCTTCATAGTGAATCACTTCGAGGGCGACAGGGTTTCCCAGCTCCTCGCAACCCATCCACCGACCAGGGAGCGCATAGCTCACCTCCGCGAGATAGCGAAGGACATGGGTGTCGAGTTCCCCTACTGA
- a CDS encoding deoxyhypusine synthase translates to MTEPKDIVLKESEEVEGLPIEGPWPDDVSSLEEVLDYYERIGFQATHLGKAIGIWKKVEEKRANGDEVRVFLGYTSNIISSGLRELVAWLVKEGKVDVIVTTAGGIEEDFIKALKPFILGDWQVNDALMREKGINRIGNIFVPNDRYIEFEKYMIPFFEQVLEMERERGKPLTASEFIYEMGRFMDEKLGKEKEKSVIYWAYKRNVPIFCPAITDGSIGDMLYFFKEERGDRDLVIDIANDIVRLNNLAVTAKETASIILGGSLPKHAIINANLFRGGTDYAIYITTAIPWDGSLSGAPPSEGVSWGKIRAKADYVEIWADATLVFPLLVWKVMRG, encoded by the coding sequence ATGACCGAGCCGAAGGATATAGTCCTCAAGGAGAGCGAAGAGGTTGAGGGGCTGCCTATAGAAGGGCCCTGGCCCGACGATGTTTCCAGTCTTGAGGAGGTTCTGGACTATTACGAGCGCATAGGCTTTCAAGCGACACACCTCGGAAAGGCAATAGGGATATGGAAGAAGGTGGAGGAAAAGCGTGCGAATGGTGACGAGGTCAGGGTTTTCCTCGGCTACACCTCCAACATAATTTCCTCCGGTCTGCGCGAGCTGGTTGCGTGGCTCGTGAAGGAGGGCAAGGTTGACGTCATAGTGACGACCGCCGGTGGAATCGAGGAGGACTTCATAAAGGCCCTGAAGCCCTTCATCCTCGGCGACTGGCAGGTGAACGACGCTTTAATGCGCGAGAAGGGCATAAACAGGATTGGCAACATCTTCGTGCCCAACGACCGCTACATTGAGTTCGAGAAGTACATGATTCCCTTCTTCGAGCAGGTTCTTGAGATGGAGCGCGAGAGGGGCAAACCGCTGACGGCGAGCGAGTTCATATACGAGATGGGCCGCTTCATGGACGAGAAGCTCGGGAAGGAGAAGGAGAAGAGCGTGATTTACTGGGCCTACAAGCGGAACGTCCCGATTTTCTGCCCGGCCATCACCGACGGCTCGATAGGTGACATGCTCTACTTCTTCAAGGAGGAGCGCGGAGATAGAGATCTGGTAATAGACATCGCCAACGACATCGTGAGGCTCAACAATCTAGCTGTTACCGCCAAGGAGACCGCCTCGATAATTCTCGGCGGCTCCCTTCCGAAGCACGCGATAATAAACGCCAACCTCTTCAGAGGAGGAACGGATTACGCGATATACATCACCACTGCCATCCCCTGGGACGGCTCGCTCAGCGGTGCACCTCCGAGTGAAGGCGTAAGCTGGGGCAAGATACGAGCGAAGGCTGATTACGTCGAGATATGGGCCGACGCGACGCTGGTCTTCCCCCTGCTGGTGTGGAAGGTGATGAGGGGCTGA
- a CDS encoding SDR family oxidoreductase, whose amino-acid sequence MPVEINLDGLGVIVTASSRGIGFNVARELLKRNARVVVSSRNEENLKKALEKLSEYGEVYGVIADVGEKEDLENLVSKAWDALDGVDALVWNAPNVSCEPCLVHEADYADWLEAAKLHSIAPGYLTILLIRKWIENGKKGILVYLNSVSIKEPMPPLVLADVTRAGLVQLAKSVSRTYGKHGIRAHSVLLGSFDTPGARENLRAVAESRGEPFDETWEREVLGRTPLHRTGRWDELGSLVAFLLSEEAEYMLGSTVVIDGAMTRSVDL is encoded by the coding sequence ATGCCGGTGGAGATAAATCTGGACGGCCTTGGGGTCATCGTCACGGCCTCATCGCGCGGTATAGGCTTCAACGTTGCAAGGGAACTGTTGAAGAGGAACGCACGCGTCGTGGTAAGCTCACGGAATGAGGAGAACCTGAAAAAAGCTCTGGAGAAGCTCTCGGAATACGGAGAGGTCTACGGCGTGATTGCGGACGTCGGGGAAAAGGAAGATCTGGAAAATCTGGTATCAAAGGCCTGGGATGCCCTAGACGGTGTTGACGCCCTCGTCTGGAATGCCCCCAACGTCTCCTGCGAGCCATGTTTAGTCCATGAAGCTGACTATGCGGACTGGCTGGAGGCGGCGAAGCTTCACTCGATCGCTCCAGGTTATCTAACGATACTTCTCATCAGGAAATGGATTGAGAACGGGAAGAAAGGCATCCTCGTTTACCTCAACTCCGTCTCGATAAAGGAGCCAATGCCGCCGCTGGTTCTGGCGGACGTTACGAGGGCCGGCCTGGTTCAGCTGGCGAAGAGCGTTTCGAGAACCTACGGAAAGCACGGAATAAGGGCCCACAGCGTTCTGCTCGGAAGCTTCGATACACCCGGCGCGAGGGAGAACCTTAGGGCAGTCGCCGAGTCGAGGGGAGAGCCCTTTGATGAGACCTGGGAGCGGGAAGTGCTTGGAAGAACGCCCCTCCACAGAACCGGCAGATGGGACGAGTTAGGTTCGCTGGTGGCCTTTCTCCTGAGCGAGGAGGCAGAGTACATGCTCGGCTCGACGGTGGTCATAGACGGCGCGATGACGAGGAGTGTTGACCTCTGA
- a CDS encoding FAD-binding oxidoreductase, with protein MTLTFDEVLKRPKRGSVDEAIAELKNLLGDKVSTKPADLFSYSHDYWLITFHWLLKGKVPALPDAAVFPESEEDVVKAVKVAHEKGVPLYPYGGGSGVLGATVPEYGGIVVDLKRLRDLRLYEDDLMVEAGAGVNGYYIEEYLNRRGYTLGHFPQSLYPSTVGGWVATKAIGQFSTRYGGIEDMVLGIRAVIPPGKLIELKPHPRTATGPDLRKLFVGSEGIFGIMTRVWLKVRPYPEERFLLSFASESLEEALDSVRRILHRGARPAVVRIYDRVETKRHFYKFEELYGKIGTVIIVEGDSRLARAEKEIVEGEFKGVPAGEEPVRHWLKTRFNVKEISEFAPIGVVIDTIEVAVNWSRAAELYGNVIRAMKSVKGTLMASAHASHFYDQGVCFYFTFAGVPPKGRSAEEFYNAVWDAAMRATLDSGGTISHHHGIGRHRRGWLAEELGDAYEVLRKIKLAIDEKDVMNPGNMVM; from the coding sequence TTGACGCTGACGTTTGATGAAGTCCTTAAGCGCCCCAAAAGGGGCAGCGTTGATGAAGCCATCGCCGAACTCAAAAATCTTCTCGGGGACAAGGTTTCGACCAAGCCTGCTGACCTCTTTTCGTACAGCCACGACTACTGGCTCATAACCTTCCACTGGCTGCTGAAGGGTAAAGTTCCAGCGCTTCCCGATGCGGCGGTGTTTCCGGAGAGCGAGGAAGACGTTGTGAAAGCAGTTAAGGTGGCTCACGAAAAAGGCGTTCCTCTCTATCCCTACGGCGGCGGCTCTGGAGTTTTGGGAGCAACAGTGCCTGAGTACGGGGGCATAGTGGTTGACCTGAAGCGTCTTAGGGACCTGAGACTTTACGAGGATGACCTTATGGTCGAGGCCGGTGCTGGAGTCAACGGCTATTACATCGAGGAGTACCTCAACAGAAGGGGCTACACACTCGGCCACTTTCCGCAGTCGCTCTACCCCTCAACGGTGGGCGGCTGGGTTGCCACCAAGGCTATAGGCCAGTTCTCGACCAGATACGGCGGCATCGAGGATATGGTGCTTGGCATAAGGGCGGTAATTCCGCCCGGGAAGCTCATCGAGCTCAAACCACACCCAAGGACGGCAACGGGTCCCGACCTGCGGAAGCTCTTCGTTGGGAGCGAGGGAATATTCGGCATCATGACTAGAGTATGGCTCAAAGTCCGCCCCTACCCGGAGGAGCGCTTTTTGCTCTCCTTTGCATCGGAGAGCCTTGAGGAGGCCCTGGACTCCGTCAGGCGGATACTCCACCGAGGCGCGAGGCCGGCGGTGGTGAGGATATACGACCGGGTCGAAACGAAGAGGCACTTCTACAAATTCGAAGAGCTGTACGGAAAGATAGGGACGGTCATCATAGTCGAGGGAGACTCTAGGCTGGCAAGGGCCGAGAAGGAAATCGTTGAGGGGGAATTCAAGGGGGTGCCTGCCGGAGAGGAACCCGTGAGGCACTGGCTCAAGACGAGGTTCAACGTGAAGGAGATATCCGAGTTCGCGCCGATCGGAGTGGTCATAGACACGATAGAGGTTGCGGTAAACTGGAGCAGGGCTGCGGAACTTTATGGGAACGTCATCAGGGCCATGAAGTCTGTGAAGGGTACGCTGATGGCTTCCGCCCATGCTTCGCACTTTTACGACCAGGGTGTCTGCTTCTACTTCACCTTTGCAGGCGTTCCCCCGAAGGGCAGAAGCGCGGAGGAGTTCTACAACGCGGTCTGGGATGCCGCAATGAGGGCCACGCTCGATAGTGGAGGCACGATAAGCCACCATCACGGAATAGGCCGTCACAGGCGGGGATGGCTCGCGGAGGAGCTGGGAGATGCCTACGAGGTGCTGAGGAAGATTAAGCTCGCGATAGATGAGAAGGATGTTATGAACCCTGGCAATATGGTGATGTGA
- the moaC gene encoding cyclic pyranopterin monophosphate synthase MoaC, with the protein MKEFTHFDERGVKMVEVGHKREVFRRAVAKGRIRLRPETIELIKSGKTKKGNVIATAQIAGILAVKKTPELVPLCHPIPLTGVDISFEFGEDYIEATCEVRAYYKTGVEMEALTGVTVALLTIWDMVKAVEKDEKGQYPFTRIEGIHVVEKVKEVYSSQ; encoded by the coding sequence ATGAAGGAGTTCACTCACTTCGATGAAAGGGGCGTTAAGATGGTCGAGGTTGGGCACAAGAGGGAGGTTTTCAGAAGGGCCGTGGCGAAGGGCAGGATAAGGCTCAGGCCGGAAACGATAGAGTTGATAAAGTCCGGGAAGACGAAGAAGGGCAACGTTATAGCCACTGCTCAGATAGCGGGCATCCTGGCCGTCAAGAAGACGCCGGAGCTGGTTCCCCTCTGCCACCCGATACCACTCACGGGTGTTGACATCTCATTCGAGTTCGGCGAGGACTACATAGAGGCGACCTGCGAGGTTCGCGCCTATTACAAGACTGGTGTCGAAATGGAGGCCTTAACCGGCGTTACGGTTGCCCTGCTGACGATATGGGACATGGTCAAGGCCGTTGAGAAGGACGAGAAAGGTCAGTACCCCTTCACGAGGATCGAGGGCATTCACGTGGTTGAGAAGGTGAAGGAGGTCTACTCTTCACAGTAG
- the thsB gene encoding thermosome subunit beta produces the protein MAQLSGQPVVILPEGTQRYVGRDAQRLNILAARIIAETVRTTLGPKGMDKMLVDSLGDVVVTNDGATILDRIDLQHPAAKMMVEVAKTQDKEAGDGTTTAVVIAGELLRKAEELLDQNIHPSIIVKGYTMAAEKAQEILQEIAIEVTPDDEETLMKIAMTSITGKNAESHKELFAKLAVDAVRQVAEKKDGKYVVDIDNIKIEKKAGESVEESELIRGVVIDKERVHPRMPTRIEGAKIALINEALEVKKTETDAKINITSPDQLFQFIEQEEKMLKEMVDQIAATGANVLFVQKGIDDLAQHYLAKYGILAVRRVKKSDMEKLAKATGAKVVTNVKDLTPEDLGHADLVEERKIAGESMIFVEGCKNPKAVTILIRGGTEHVIDEVERALEDAIKVVKDVMEDGYVLPAGGAGEIELSIKLDEYAKQVGGKEALAIENFADALKIIPKTLAENAGLDTVEMLVKVISEHKNKGRAIGIDVFEGEPADMLAKGIIEPLRVKKQAIKSASEAAIMILRIDDVIAAKISKPEGGQGGGMPGMGGMGGMDMGM, from the coding sequence ATGGCACAGCTTAGCGGACAGCCGGTTGTTATTCTGCCTGAGGGGACCCAGAGGTACGTTGGAAGGGATGCCCAGAGGCTTAACATTCTGGCTGCTAGGATTATTGCTGAAACCGTTAGGACCACCCTCGGTCCAAAGGGTATGGATAAAATGCTCGTCGACAGCCTTGGTGACGTCGTTGTCACCAACGATGGAGCCACGATTCTCGACAGGATAGACCTCCAGCACCCCGCTGCCAAGATGATGGTTGAGGTTGCTAAGACTCAGGACAAGGAGGCTGGCGATGGAACCACTACCGCCGTCGTCATCGCTGGCGAACTCCTGAGGAAGGCCGAGGAGCTTCTCGACCAGAACATCCACCCGAGCATCATCGTCAAGGGCTACACCATGGCCGCTGAGAAGGCCCAGGAGATACTTCAGGAGATCGCCATCGAGGTTACCCCGGATGACGAGGAGACCCTCATGAAGATAGCCATGACCTCAATCACCGGCAAGAACGCCGAGAGCCACAAGGAGCTCTTTGCGAAGCTCGCCGTTGACGCTGTTAGGCAGGTCGCCGAGAAGAAGGATGGAAAGTACGTCGTGGACATCGACAACATCAAGATAGAGAAGAAGGCCGGTGAGAGCGTCGAGGAGAGCGAGCTCATCCGCGGAGTTGTTATCGACAAGGAGCGCGTCCACCCGAGGATGCCGACCAGGATTGAGGGCGCCAAGATCGCGCTCATCAACGAGGCCCTCGAGGTCAAGAAGACCGAGACCGATGCCAAGATAAACATCACCAGCCCGGACCAGCTCTTCCAGTTCATCGAGCAGGAGGAGAAGATGCTCAAGGAGATGGTCGACCAGATCGCCGCCACCGGTGCGAACGTTCTCTTCGTCCAGAAGGGTATTGATGACCTTGCCCAGCACTATCTGGCCAAGTACGGCATCCTCGCTGTGAGGAGAGTTAAGAAGAGCGACATGGAGAAGCTCGCCAAGGCCACTGGAGCTAAGGTCGTTACCAACGTTAAGGACCTCACCCCGGAGGACCTCGGCCACGCCGACCTCGTTGAGGAGCGCAAGATCGCCGGCGAGAGCATGATCTTCGTTGAGGGCTGCAAGAACCCGAAGGCGGTCACCATCCTCATCCGCGGTGGCACCGAGCACGTCATCGACGAGGTTGAGAGGGCCCTTGAGGACGCCATCAAGGTCGTCAAGGACGTCATGGAGGACGGCTACGTTCTTCCGGCCGGAGGTGCCGGCGAGATAGAGCTCAGCATCAAGCTCGACGAGTACGCCAAGCAGGTCGGCGGCAAGGAGGCTCTGGCCATCGAGAACTTCGCCGACGCTCTCAAGATAATCCCGAAGACCCTCGCTGAGAACGCCGGTCTCGACACCGTCGAGATGCTCGTCAAGGTCATCAGCGAGCACAAGAACAAGGGCAGGGCCATAGGCATCGACGTCTTCGAGGGCGAGCCGGCCGACATGCTCGCCAAGGGTATCATCGAGCCGCTCCGCGTCAAGAAGCAGGCCATCAAGAGCGCCAGCGAGGCCGCCATAATGATCCTCAGGATCGACGACGTCATCGCCGCCAAGATAAGTAAGCCCGAGGGCGGCCAGGGCGGCGGAATGCCTGGTATGGGCGGAATGGGCGGCATGGACATGGGCATGTGA
- a CDS encoding P-loop NTPase family protein, translated as MALKLNPEAKAIYRSIREEIKRRLVLPGSSTFLERFEPVSEEKEILRRQDYFRENLPKIRPELREQIAKVKPIKFRRDYLHDRILIVDESELERAQGLGLCEVSTGLEDSEGYHLVLSTVGYGIDVELTPSQIAPELYIMPLWENRETLEALAKIGELTGEGSVALEILRELNELGEVMEKRKLLDGLEELVAEKERELNEEIAEKLEKFSLTLSGKELLDFLGELKAGNYEAIFRHFGEVEGEILDLINAAENELSEKLGITVELFSREELYPVTVPPDRIEMLREELERELKVELYLRSREVLERIMPLLPELKEELGRVHELDFLLAVRDFTEGFSFPELWKGGIAFVNGRHLFIENPQPVSYAVGKRPDGFPVPGAEDIHGERVVILTGANSGGKTSLLELMTQITVLAHMGFPVPAERAWVEPLDELFFFRRKRSAYGAGAFETALRSFVRALRGEGRKLILIDEFEAITEPGAAVKIIGELLKIAHEKGFYVVIVSHLGEDLMKELPFARVDGIEAKGLDEKLNLIVDRQPIFGKLGRSTPELIVESLARKKRGKEREIFERVLRAFRQD; from the coding sequence ATGGCGCTCAAGCTGAACCCCGAGGCTAAAGCGATATACCGCTCAATCCGGGAGGAGATAAAGAGACGGTTAGTCCTTCCAGGGAGTTCGACATTTCTTGAGCGATTCGAGCCTGTCTCTGAAGAGAAGGAGATTCTCCGCAGGCAGGACTATTTCCGGGAAAACCTCCCCAAAATCCGGCCCGAGCTGAGGGAGCAGATAGCCAAAGTCAAGCCGATAAAGTTCCGCCGCGATTACCTCCACGACAGGATTCTCATAGTTGACGAAAGCGAGCTCGAAAGGGCCCAGGGCCTGGGGCTCTGCGAGGTTTCGACGGGTTTGGAAGACAGCGAGGGCTATCATTTAGTGCTCAGCACCGTCGGCTACGGGATTGACGTCGAGCTAACACCGTCCCAGATAGCCCCGGAACTCTACATCATGCCCCTCTGGGAGAACCGGGAAACGCTTGAGGCCTTGGCCAAGATCGGCGAGCTAACCGGCGAGGGCAGCGTCGCCTTGGAGATACTCCGTGAGTTGAACGAACTTGGGGAGGTTATGGAAAAGCGGAAGCTCCTCGACGGTCTTGAGGAGCTGGTTGCGGAGAAAGAGCGCGAGCTTAACGAGGAAATAGCTGAGAAGCTAGAGAAGTTCAGCCTGACGCTGAGCGGGAAAGAGTTGCTCGACTTCCTCGGGGAGCTCAAGGCCGGGAACTACGAGGCTATATTCAGGCACTTCGGCGAGGTCGAGGGGGAAATCCTTGATCTGATAAACGCGGCCGAGAACGAGCTGAGCGAAAAGCTTGGCATCACCGTTGAGCTCTTCTCCCGGGAGGAGCTGTACCCGGTGACAGTTCCCCCGGACAGGATAGAGATGCTCCGCGAGGAGCTCGAAAGGGAGCTCAAGGTCGAGCTGTACCTCAGGAGCAGGGAAGTGCTTGAGAGAATCATGCCCCTCCTCCCCGAGCTCAAGGAGGAACTTGGCCGCGTCCACGAGCTGGACTTCCTGCTGGCCGTGAGGGACTTCACCGAGGGCTTTTCCTTCCCGGAGCTCTGGAAGGGTGGAATAGCGTTCGTCAACGGGCGGCATCTCTTCATTGAAAACCCCCAGCCGGTCAGCTATGCAGTCGGGAAAAGGCCCGATGGGTTCCCAGTCCCGGGAGCCGAAGATATACACGGCGAGAGGGTGGTCATCCTCACCGGTGCCAACAGCGGTGGAAAGACCAGCCTCTTGGAGCTGATGACGCAGATAACCGTTCTCGCCCACATGGGATTCCCGGTTCCGGCGGAGAGGGCCTGGGTCGAGCCTCTCGATGAGCTGTTCTTCTTCAGGCGGAAGAGGAGCGCCTACGGTGCCGGTGCCTTTGAGACGGCCCTGCGCTCCTTTGTTAGAGCCCTTCGCGGAGAGGGCAGAAAGCTCATCCTCATAGACGAGTTCGAGGCCATAACCGAGCCCGGCGCGGCTGTCAAGATAATCGGCGAACTTTTGAAGATAGCCCACGAGAAGGGCTTCTACGTTGTCATAGTGTCGCACCTGGGGGAAGACCTCATGAAGGAGCTTCCCTTCGCCAGGGTCGACGGAATAGAGGCCAAAGGCCTGGATGAGAAGCTCAACCTCATCGTCGACCGGCAGCCCATCTTTGGAAAGCTCGGAAGGAGCACGCCGGAGCTCATCGTTGAAAGCCTTGCTAGAAAGAAACGTGGGAAGGAGCGGGAAATTTTCGAGAGGGTTCTAAGGGCATTCAGGCAGGATTAG
- a CDS encoding Kae1-associated kinase Bud32, with product MKLIKQGAEAKIYLAEFGEYFGAELLPGERIIIKHRIPKRYRIKEIDERLRKERTVREARVLHRAKEFGVNCPYVYEVDMREMKIAMEFIDGERLKELLERLPMEERLPLCREIGRQIGRLHEVGIVHGDLTTSNMILRDGRVYLIDFGLADFDPTLEARGVDLHLLKRAMESTHYTWFERGFEEVLKGYAEVRGGEKAEEIRAKIEEIESRGRYRERSWVG from the coding sequence ATGAAGCTGATAAAGCAGGGCGCGGAGGCCAAGATATACCTGGCGGAGTTCGGAGAGTACTTTGGTGCGGAGCTCCTTCCAGGCGAGAGAATAATCATCAAACACAGAATTCCAAAGCGCTACCGGATAAAGGAGATAGACGAACGGCTGAGAAAGGAGAGGACGGTTAGAGAGGCGAGGGTTCTCCACAGGGCGAAGGAATTCGGTGTGAACTGCCCCTACGTCTACGAGGTTGATATGAGGGAGATGAAGATAGCCATGGAGTTCATAGACGGTGAGCGCCTGAAGGAGCTTCTGGAGAGGCTGCCGATGGAGGAAAGGCTTCCCCTCTGCCGCGAGATTGGGAGACAGATTGGAAGGCTCCATGAGGTGGGCATAGTGCACGGCGACCTAACCACCAGCAACATGATACTCAGGGACGGAAGGGTTTACCTGATAGACTTTGGTTTAGCTGACTTTGACCCCACATTGGAGGCGAGGGGCGTTGACCTGCACCTCCTCAAGCGCGCCATGGAGAGCACCCACTATACCTGGTTCGAGAGAGGGTTTGAGGAGGTTCTTAAGGGCTACGCCGAGGTCAGGGGCGGGGAGAAGGCAGAGGAGATCAGGGCGAAGATAGAAGAAATCGAGAGCAGGGGGAGGTACAGGGAGCGGAGCTGGGTCGGGTAG
- a CDS encoding zinc metalloprotease HtpX: MGLGLWLRTGLLMAVLTGLLMAIGYVFGGPSVAFLMFLFSMVFNFITYWYSDRIVLSWYRARIVDEFEAPELYAIVRKLAENAGLPMPRVAIIPSETPNAFATGRDPKHAVVAVTTGLLRILDRDELEGVIGHELTHIKNRDMLIGTFAAALAGAIVQLAYWARWIAIFGGFGRDEDDAGNVLAAILIAVLAPIAAMLIQAAVSRSREFLADEGGAKISGKPWALASALMKIERAVSYRPMREGNPATAHMFIVNPFKGTSLASLFSTHPPTEARIERLRKIAEEMGYAPTF; the protein is encoded by the coding sequence ATGGGGCTTGGTCTGTGGCTCAGAACGGGTCTGCTGATGGCCGTACTGACCGGGTTACTGATGGCCATCGGCTACGTCTTTGGAGGCCCCAGCGTGGCTTTCCTGATGTTCCTGTTCTCGATGGTCTTCAACTTCATAACCTACTGGTACAGCGATAGAATCGTCCTGAGTTGGTACCGCGCGAGGATAGTTGACGAGTTCGAGGCCCCTGAGCTCTACGCGATAGTCAGAAAGCTCGCCGAGAACGCAGGCCTGCCGATGCCGAGGGTGGCCATAATTCCCAGCGAGACGCCAAACGCGTTCGCCACGGGGAGAGACCCGAAGCACGCGGTCGTTGCAGTCACAACCGGCCTGCTCAGAATCCTCGACAGGGACGAGCTCGAGGGAGTGATAGGCCATGAGCTTACTCATATAAAAAATAGAGACATGCTCATCGGAACCTTCGCGGCGGCCTTGGCCGGTGCCATCGTCCAGCTCGCCTACTGGGCCCGGTGGATAGCCATCTTCGGCGGTTTCGGAAGGGATGAAGACGATGCCGGCAACGTGCTTGCGGCCATACTGATAGCGGTTCTGGCTCCAATAGCGGCGATGCTCATCCAGGCCGCCGTGAGCCGCTCGAGGGAGTTTTTAGCGGATGAAGGCGGGGCAAAGATAAGCGGCAAACCTTGGGCGCTCGCGAGTGCGCTGATGAAGATAGAGCGCGCCGTCAGCTACCGCCCGATGAGGGAAGGAAACCCAGCAACGGCTCACATGTTCATAGTGAACCCGTTCAAGGGAACCAGCCTGGCGAGTCTGTTCTCAACTCACCCGCCCACCGAGGCGAGGATTGAGAGGCTTAGGAAGATAGCGGAAGAAATGGGCTACGCCCCCACCTTCTGA